From the genome of Leptodactylus fuscus isolate aLepFus1 chromosome 1, aLepFus1.hap2, whole genome shotgun sequence, one region includes:
- the LOC142194689 gene encoding solute carrier family 46 member 2-like codes for MSRMWIEPVVASTQIASSFYDTALLMVVRNYYNTSINSQEFPSNSTKDDMLQKAISNFYIIYNVIMGLTPLLSAYILAKIGDMKSRKVTICVPLLGYLISRMFLLFVIIWEWPVEVMFGSAALNGLTGWFTTYWTGVMAWASLCSSERSRSLQLIIIEMVYGVAGFIGSLVSGHLFLLLHITSHQGIILMCCSISFYAFGIIYCIFVLRTPEEHDNSDNSETTRLLKDSRNTTIQGNETENVVLEAPSKIILVTMFVSAILFNVAFTATDDVVNVFVLKKPLNWGPVDVGYGNAAAYMTYITSFLGVFIFSRFTDDLGLIVIGIISFGSGLFIMAFVQATYMYYIARIVMIFSLIPTPTIRSMISKQIQGSSYGKVFVALQLAIEIVAVSSSAGFNKLYQATLDWYSGFCFIVFGALAFISIIPIGIAACYDWRRRSQQNVVVVSDSQ; via the exons ATGTCCAGGATGTGGATAGAACCCGTAGTTGCGAGCACTCAGATTGCCAGCTCATTCTATGACACAGCATTACTTATGGTGGTAAGGAATTATTATAACACATCCATCAACAGCCAAGAGTTTCCTTCCAACTCTACTAAGGATGACATGTTACAGAAAGCCATCTCAAACTTCTACATCATTTATAATGTCATCATGGGATTGACGCCTCTTCTTTCTGCATACATCCTAGCAAAAATTGGAGACATGAAAAGTAGGAAGGTCACAATATGTGTGCCATTGCTCGGATACCTCATATCAAGAATGTTTTTGCTGTTTGTCATCATCTGGGAATGGCCTGTGGAAGTGATGTTTGGCTCTGCGGCCCTGAATGGCTTAACTGGCTGGTTTACAACATATTGGACTGGTGTTATGGCTTGGGCTTCTTTATGCTCTTCTGAAAGAAGCCGATCTCTTCAACTTATTATCATTGAAATGGTGTATGGGGTAGCAGGATTCATAGGTAGTTTGGTATCGGGacatttatttttgcttttacaTATAACAAGTCATCAAGGAATTATTCTTATGTGTTGCAGCATTAGTTTCTATGCATTTGGTATCATATACTGCATTTTTGTTCTGAGGACCCCAGAAGAACATGACAATTCAGACAATTCAGAGACCACCAGACTTTTAAAAGACTCTAGAAATACAACTATACAAGGGAATGAAACAGAAAATGTAGTTCTTGAAGCACCTTCCAAAATTATCCTTGTTACAATGTTTGTCAGTGCTATCCTGTTTAATGTTGCTTTTACAGCAACTGATGATGTAGTCAATGTGTTTGTACTAAAGAAGCCCCTGAACTGGGGTCCAGTAGATGTTGGCTATGGCAATGCTGCAGCCTACATGACCTATATCACCAGCTTTCTTGGAGTTTTTATTTTCTCTCGATTTACAGATGATCTGGGATTGATTGTCATTGGGATCATTTCATTTGGTTCTGGACTTTTCATAATGGCCTTTGTACAAGCAACATATATGTATTATATCG CTCGAATAGTGATGATATTTTCATTAATCCCTACACCAACCATCAGATCAATGATATCTAAGCAAATTCAAGGATCCTCATATG GCAAAGTGTTTGTTGCACTACAGTTGGCGATAGAAATTGTAGCAGTAAGCTCTTCTGCAGGATTTAACAAACTCTATCAAGCCACCTTGGATTGGTACAGTGGATTCTGTTTTATTGTGTTTGGTGCCTTGGCATTCATCAGCATTATTCCCATTGG cattgcTGCATGTTATGATTGGAGAAGAAGAAGTCAACAGAATGTTGTAGTGGTTTCAGACTCACAATGA